In the genome of Bradyrhizobium ottawaense, the window CGATAACGCGCGATCTCGAGCACATCGGCAAATCCCTCGGTCGCGACCAGCGCCACCTTCGGCAGTCGGCCCTCGACGATGGCGTTGGTCACGCGCGTGGTGCCGTGGACGAAGCGCCTGACCTCGCTTCTGCGCAGGCCCACCGCCTCGATCGCCTCCAGCATCGCCTGAACCGGAGCGTCGGGGCGCGACGGCACCTTTGCAATCCGCGCCTCCGATGAATCGCGCCGGATCGCGATGATATCGGTGAAGGTGCCGCCGATATCGGTGCCGACCTCCCAGTGATTTTCGGGGGAGCTCATGTGCGGGGGCAGCGACGGATGAGGTCCGAACCGGACGCCGGGCTGTTACCGTCCATCGCGACATCCAATGCCCAACCGAGAGCGCTCATCATGCATCCCTTGTCTTGCCATTGTCCGCGAGTGTGCGACAGAGCGGTCAGGTCGGGATAGAGCCAGGTTTGTCGCAAACCACCGGGCTGGCGCCGCGAGCTGCAAGTTCGGTTGCACGTTTTGGTGCAGCTGTGCCCGCGCGGAGAGCATGCAGATGTCGAGTGCTGGACGCCAGCAGAGTGCATCGCACCACGGATTTTTCGGCGCAAACCGTCACGTCCGTTGCGCTGCAATCCGAACATCCGAAATCACCTGTCTAATTTGCAGGCGATCGAACGGCGCTGCGCGAGGTTCGGATGCCCATGAGCTATGCACGGCAGGCGGCTCAGCCTTTCTTTATTGTACGGTCAGTAAGCGAGGATATCGTCCGGTCCAATCGATGGGCGACAGCGCAGCCATCCGTTGAGACCAGCTCGTTAGAAACCATCGAGATTCGGACGTCCTGCGTTGAAAGTCACGATCGCGGGCCAGATATTGCCTGAACCCGCCAGTCATGTTCGGATCGACCATCGCCCGCATGCCCTTCTTCCGGCTCAACGACGACCATATGAACCCCGATGATCTCGGGGATTTCGATCCTGAAACCGTGCCTCGCGCCGTCGCCGCTTTCGGGGGCCACATGGTCACCAAGGGCATGGAGCTGGCCATGCACGAGCATCGCAAGGACGAGCTCGTCCTGACCATGCGTGGCATCGTCAGGCTGGAGGCCGGTCACGGCGTCTGGATCGTCCCGCCGCGCTGTGCGGTGTGGATTCCCGGCCATGTTCCGCACAGCGTCAGCGTCGCTGGCGACGTCGAGATGCATTGCCTGTTCGTCGAACCGGATGCGGTGCCGGCGCTCCCGCGGCAATGTTGCACGCTGACGATCTCGCCCTTGCTCGAGCATTTGCTGGTGCACGCCACCCACATGCCGGTCATGTACGATCCCGACGGCGCCGACGGCAGGATCGCCGCGGTGCTGCTCGACCAGCTGTCGCTGGCCCCCGCCGAAGAGCTGCGCTTCCCCATGCCGGCCGATGCCAGGCTGCGCCGGATCGCCAGCGCGATGATGACCGATCCTTCCGATCGCGCGACGATCGAGGATTGGAGCCGGCGCATGGCCGTCGCCCCGCGCACCCTCACCCGCATCCTGCAACGCGAGACCGGCATGAGCTTCGGCCGCTGGCGCCAGCAGCTCCACATCCTGATCGCGCTTCAGCGCCTCGACCAGGGCGCATCGGTCCAGGCCGTGGCGCTCGATCTCGGCTATGAGGGGGCCAGCGCCTTCGTCACCATGTTCCGCAAGGCACTGGGCAAGCCACCGGCGCGATACCTGGCCGAACGCCGCATCGGCGCACACTGACCGGAATTCGCAATCGATTGTCCCGTTCGCGGAATGCGGTCTGAGGGACCATTTCGTATCCAGGCTCCGAAGCGCCCGGCGGGCGCATCGCAAGGAGCCGACCGACATGGATTCACTCAGCAAGGGCGTCGTCGCCGACGTCCTCCATCGTCTTCATCAGGAAGCGGAGATCGCCGACGGCCAACTGATGCAAACCTTCGCGAACGAAGCGAAGAGCCGGGATGAGATCATCAGCAAGGCCATCGCGGCCGAGAGCCGCGATCTGAACGAAGTCTATCGCGGACTTGCGGACAATTTCCTGAGCGTCTCTCCGCGGTTCGGACGCTTCCTCTACATGTGCGTCCGCGCCTCCAAGGCACAGCGCATCGTCGAGTTCGGCTCCTCGATGGGGATTTCCGCGATCTACATGGCGGCGGGCTTGCGCGACATCGGTGGCGGCCGCCTGATCGGGACCGATCTCGAACCCGGCAAGATCGAGCGGGCGCGGGCAAATCTTGCCGCCGCGGGGCTCGCCGACCTCGTCGAGTTCAGGCACGGCGATGCGCGCGAAACGCTCAGCTCCGGCCTTGGCGACGAGATCGACATGGTGATGCTCGATGGCGCTTTCACTCTTTATCTTCCCATTCTCAGGCTGCTGGAGCCGCACTTGAAGCGCGGCGCGCTCATCGTCGGCGAGAACGCGCTCGAGGAAGCCTCGGGCTATATCGACTACGTGCGCGATCCCGAGAACGGTTACCTCTCACTGTCGCTGCCGTTCGAGCCGGGACGCGGCAACGAATTCACGATCAAGACCAGATGATCGGCATGGCGGTGAACCCTGCGATGGAGCCAAACTTGAACGAGCCCGCTCACGAGCCACAAACGTCCGAGCCATCGCGGGCACCGCAGGGACGGGTCACGCGGATGTTGCTGCGATGGCTGATGCGCCCTGCGCGCGTTGCCGGCATCAAGACGCTCTCGCCGCACTTCCGGCTCGTCGAGCTCGAAGGCGAAGCGCTCAGAAACGTCGCCTGGGCGGCCGGCGACAAGATCCAGGTCGCGATGGGCTCGGGCCTGAGCGCGCGCACCTATACGCCGATGTGGTGGGACGCCGGCAACGGCAGAACGCGGCTGCTGGCCTTTGCACATGGCGAAGGCCCCGGCAGCCGCTGGGCTAGCAGTTTGCGCGAAGGTGACAGCTGCCAGTTCTTTGGTCCACGCCGCTCGCTCGACCTTGCCGACCTCCAAGCGCCCATCGTTCTGTTCGGCGATGAAACCTCGTTCGGCCTTGCGGCGGCGTTGCGCGACAGCCTGCAGGCTTGCGGCGCGCTCCATCTGTTCGAAGCCGCTGATATCGCGGAGTCGAGACTTGTGCTGGGCTCCATCGGCCTCGGCCACGCCAGGCTAATGGCACGCAGCGCCGATGACACCCATCTTGCAACCGCCGAATCCGAGTTGCTCCGCCTTGCCGCAAACGGCGCACAGTTCGTCCTGACCGGCAAGGCATCCTCGATCCAGCGTGTCGGCCGCGCCTTGAAGGCCGCCGGCGTCGCATTATCGCGGATCAGGGCAAAAGCCTATTGGGCACCGGGCAAGACCGGCCTGGACTAGAGAGGAGCCGATAGAACCGCCGGCCGTTGGTCAAGACACGCGGTCTCGGTCAGGACCGCAGACGCCGCCAGCCAATCGCGATCCCGGTGACGGAGAACGCCAGTCCCAACGCACACAGTCCAACGATAAGGGCATCGCGCAGACGCGGATGCGCCAGCAGGACCGGAAAATCGAGCGTGTGGAGCGCGCTGTAGAACCAGCGGTAGGCTCGCCGCGAGGCATCCAGCCTTTGCAGCACACTGCCATCGGCACCGTCGATATCGAACCAGAGGTCGCCGCAGCGCAAGCGGTAGACGGGCGCACCGGGAATAGCTGATTGCGCGGGGTAGTCGTCGTTGCCAGCAAGAACGGACGGCGCGCCGCAGCCGGCGGCGAGGCGCGCCACCAGATTCTGGATCTCATGCACGTCCAGAAATTCCGTTGGTCCATCGCGGGGCGCGTCCCCTGCCTTGATCAAGACCTGACGGTCGAGGCCCACCCGGTCGCGCCGGTAGACAGTGCCGTTGAAGGCAAACCATTCGATCTCCCGGGCCGAGAGCGATATCGGCTGCCGATCGAGCCATGAGGCAGCCGCCCAATCAGGCAACGCGTTCATCACGCCGGATTCGGCCGCGGTCAATTGTCCGCGCGAGAACAGCCGGCCGTGATCCATGGAGAGCCAGCCGCTGAGACTCCATGTCAGCACGAACATTGTTGCCGTGAGGCCAATGACGTGGTGCAACGCGTGCCAGCCACGATAGGGCGAGGACATCCGGCGCCCTCGCAGCTGCACTCGCGCGATCCCGAGCACCGCGCCAAGCATCGCCGCGATCAAGGCCAGCAAGGACAGCGTCCAGACGACGCGATCCCACAGCGACCAATTGCTTCTCAGGACTGTCGGGTAAATCCAGTGCAGCACACTGCCGGCCCAATTCCAGCCCCGCTCGCGCCGCCTCGTGTCCAGGACGATCTCGCCGGTGGACGAGGAGACATAGACTTCCGTCCCGGCGGCATCGCCGAGCGCCACACGAAACAGCGGCCGGTGGCGATCGAAGCCGTTCGGCACGCTCCACTGATCATGGTCCGAGAGCGCAACGACCGCGGCCCGCGCGGCATCGGGCCCGCGATTGCGCCCGTGCTCCCGCGCGATGGCAAGCGCGGTATCGGCAATCGCGACCGACGCATCGCCTCCGTCGGAGGCGCGGACCGCGCGCACGCGCGATGATCCCGACACGATGTAGACCGCTGCATCGCTCCGCTGGATCAGCCGGACGTGCACGGCGCCCGCGACCCCGCTCGCAGCGACCGCCTCCACAACCGGGATCCTCGCCGCTCCGCGATCCACCGGCGCAAGGCCGGCAAACCGTTCCGCTTCCGTCAGCGACGGAAACGGAACGAAGTGCATCACGATCCCCGTCGCAAACCACATCGCGAACAGCAGGCAGAACGCGATCCCGAGCCAGCGATGCGTAACGACGATCGCGCTCATCATCCGTTCAGCGCCCTACCATTTGAACGCGGCCGAGAGCTCATAGGTGCGCGGCGCACCGAGGAGGATCTGGTCGGGATAGAATGGATCGCCCCAGATCGCATAGCGCTTATCGGTGATGTTGCGCACGCGGAAGGTCAGGCGGGCCTGGTCGACCGCGTTGAATACCGTCTTGGGGATATCGACGAAGGCGTAGACGTCGGCGACGGTATACGCCTTCATCGTCACGACATTGGCATCGGTGTTGTAGCGGTCGCCGACATGGCGGCCGGTGATGCCGAGCTCCACCGGCCAGGGCGTGAAGAAGCGCCAGGATGCACCCGCATTCGCCACGATGCGCGGCACGTTCGGCGGCGTATTGCCGGAGAACGAGCCGCCGACGAAATTGTAGTCGGCATAGCGGGCGTCGACATAGGCGATGTTGCCCCACAGACGCAGTGGATCGATCGGACGGACCGAAGCGGCGAGCTCGACGCCCTTCGACTCCTGTCGCCCGGCGATGTTGAGCGCCATGCCGCCGGCCGCGGCATAGACGTTCTTGCGCACGATGTCGTAGGCCGAGAAAGACCACTCCGCCCTGTTGTCCCAGAACAGGTGCTTGACGCCGGTCTCGTAGGTACGCGAGGTCGTCAGGTCGAGCGGCTGGGTCGGCGACAACAGGAAGCTGGTGTTCGCGGAGACGTCGGCGCCGGTGGCGTACTGGCTGAAGAAAGTCATGCCGGGCACGACCTCCCACGTATAGCCGATGCGGCCCGTCACCGGCGCCCAGTCTTTCGTGAACGGGAAGCCCGCGTTCACCAGGCCGGCGGCATCCGTCGAGTTGCGATCGAGCCCGATATGCTCGACGCGCAGGCCGCCGATCAGCGCGAAGGTCCGCGTCAGCTTCAGCCGGTCCTCGAACGACAGCGCCTCGTTGTCGATACGCGCGGTCTGCTGCTTGGTCGTGAGCAGACCGTAGAAGCCGCGGTTGGGATCGACCAGCGAAACATAATCGTTCGGGAAGTTTGCCGCGCCCGGCCTGACGAAGTCGAGATAGCTCGACGACAGCGTCGTGACCAGCCGGTTGTCGAAGCCTGCGATATTCGTGTCCCAGATCAAATCGGTGATGTTGCCGACGAGGCGCTGGCTGTGCGCGACATAGAAGCGCTCGCGATACACCTGGTTGTTGGTGGAATCGAACGCCTCGATCTCGTTGTTGAACCAGGTGCGCTCCGCACCGTAACCATAGGCCTGACTTTTCAGCGTCAGGTCCGGCGCCAGCTTCAGCTCGAAACCGCCGCGCAGCCACACCTCCTGCGCGACATTGCGGTTGTCGAGGACATTGTAGTTGGTATTGAAGGTGCGGTCGTCGATCGTGACAGCCCCAAGATCAGTCCTGTTGAAGTAGTTGCCGGAGACGATCCCCGTCGTCGCGTGCGATCCACTGAAAGCGATCGGCACCAGCGGCGCGCCCCAATAGGCTTTCGAGCGATCCTCGCGATACTCGATCGCGCCCCAGATCTTGAGACTGTCCGAGATGCGATAGTTGAGCTGGCCCGACACATCGAGCATCTTGGTATTGGTGTCGTCGGCAAAGCCGTTGAGCGCCGAACTGCTGATGTCGAAGCGGTAGTCGAGGCCCTGCACATTGGTGCTGCCGCCCGAGCCGTAATGCGCGCGGAACGAATTCAGCGAATCCCAGGAGAAATCAGCTTCGTTCCGGATCGCTCCCGTGTGCGGCTGCTTGGTCACAAAATTGATCGCCCCGCCGGCGGCGCCCTCGCCCGAGATCAGCGATGCCGGGCCCTTCAGGAATTCCACGGCTTCCAGATTGGCGGTGTCCATGATCCGCGAGGTCATGTTCTGCGGACCGATCTTGATGCCGTTGTAGAGCGTGTTGATCTGGCTGTTGGTGAAGCCGCGCATCGAGAAGGCGGAAGGCTCGGCCGGATTATCGCCGGAGGTGACGCCGACCGCCCCCTGCGCCACGTCGGACACGGTGCGATAACCCTGCTCGCGCATGGTCTCCGCGGAGATCACCTCGACGGTCGCGGGCGTCTCGCGCACCGTCAGGCCGAGCCGCGAGGCGCTTTCGGCCACGGCATTGCTGTTGAGCGGCGTCGGGGGTGCCGCAGTCGGCACGGCAGGCTTCGGCATCGCTGCTGCGGTCGCCGGCCTGCGCGCTGCTGCGCGGCGCGTGCTCTGCGCCTCCCGGCCGGCAGGCTTGGCCTGCTTGCGGGATTGGGCCGGCGACACCTCGACCGGCGGCAGGGGCTCTCGGGCCTGCTGCGCCAGCGCAGCGGGCGGATCGAGAGCGGCAAAGGATGTGAGTGCCGCGGAGGCGAGCAGGAATTTTCGCGGTCGTACGATACGGATGGAAGACACGGTTTCGGGCCTCGGTATGACGTCAGTGGCACGTCACAGCGAACGAGGTCTCACCTTTTGGCCCTTCAGCCGTCCGATGAAGCCGAATGTCTGTACTCCCCGACCGACATCTTCGCGTGTGACCACGGCTGACGGCAGGTCTCCTGGCTCGCGGGTCATCACCACTTCGTCGCCTTCCCGGGACCGAGGACCCAGTGGCTTCTGACGAAGGATTATCCGCTCACAGTTGCGGGGGCAGCCACGGCGTTGGGGACAATGTCCCCGCACCGTATTCCCTTTTCATCCCCTCTCGGGGAAACCGTCGCGAGCATCTAGGATTACCATCACAACAGAGTCAATGTGCCAGTTGCGGCGTTATGGCCACAACGACCAACTTCCTTGGAGATGAGCATGGAAGGCGAGACCTTCCTCTGGTTGATACGGCACGCGCCCGTCGCGGGCGTCACAGGCACGATCCACGCGTCCGACGCGCCGGCCGATCTCAGCGATCGCGCGCAACTGGACGCTGTGCGACGGCACCTGCCACCGGATGCCGCCGGCTATGCCAGCCCGTCGCGGCGTACGGTCGAGACGGCGCGCGCGCTGGGCCTCGAGCCGGAGCCCGTCAGTGAATTCCGCGAGCAGGATTTTGGTGACTGGACCGGCCATCGCCATGACGAACTCGAGGCGACCCGCGGTGAGGCCTATGCGCAGTTCTGGAACGATCCAGCTGGCGGACGACCGCCGGGCGGCGAGAGCTTTGCGGATCAGGTCGCGCGTGTCCGGCTGGGCCTGTCGCGGATCGCAGCCGGATCGGCCACGCTCGTCGTGCATTCCGGCACCATCCGCGCCGCGCTCTGCATCGCGCTGGACCTGACGCCGACGGCGGCCTTGCGCTTCGTGGTCGATCCGCTGTCGCTGACCCGGATCGATCGCCTCCTGAGCGGCTGGCGCGTCGTCTCCGTCAATCAGCGGATCAGTTAGGACGATCCGGCACATTGGCCTGCGCAAACGTCGCCATGCCGTTGTGGAGGCTGCAGGCGAGGCGCACCAGCGGCAGCGCGATGGCGGCGCCCGATCCCTCGCCGAGCCGGAGATCGAGGCTGATCAACGGCTGCACGTTCAGCGCGCGCAGCACCAGCCGATGCCCTTGCTCCGCCGATTGATGCGACGGCAGCAGGAACGGCTGGCACGACGGATTGAGACGTGCCGCCGCCAGCGCCGCCACCGATACGATGAAGCCATCGATCAATACAGGGATGCGGCGCTGCGCGGCCGCGATGATCGCACCTGAGATCGCCGCGATCTCCAGGCCGCCAACGGCGCATAGGATTTTTTCCGGCGAAGCGCCGCCAACGCCGTGACGCGCGATCGCAGCATCAATCACACGGGACTTGTGCGCGCGCCCCGCCGCATCGATCCCGGTGCCGCTCCCCGCAATCTCTTCGGCGCTGATGCCGAGCAGGCCCGCCGCGATTGCCGCCGAGGTCGTGGTGTTGCCGATCCCCATCTCGCCGAAGATCAGGAGATCAGGCTGATGGGCAGCCGCACGTGCGACGGCGCGCTGGCCGGCCTCGAACGCATACCCCAGCTCGGCGGGTGCGAGAGCGGCTTCGACGCTGAAATCGCGTGTGCCGTGGCGCGGCTTGTCGGTGACGATTCCTGCCATCTCGTCCTGCGCCAGCGTGCCGGCGTCGACCACCTCCAGGCTCGAGCCAAGCTCGCGCGCCAGCACCGAGATCGCGGCGCCGCCGGCGGCGAAATTCGCCATCATCGCGATAGTCACGGCTTGCGGATAGGCCGATACGCCCTGCGCGACGATGCCGTGGTCGCCGGCGAAGATGATGATCGGCACCCGTGCGGCACGCGGCTGTTCGGTCGCCTGCAGGCCCGCAAGCTCGATTGCGAGCTGCTCGAGCCGGCCGAGCGCGCCGGTCGGTTTTGTCAGTTGCGCCTGCCGCGCAATCGCCGCCTCGCGATGGGCCGCGGAGACATCGGGGCAGTTCTGGGGGACCCATTCGGGGAGCATGCTGCCTCGCTTAACGTGCGCGCTTGAGAATGTAGCTGTCCATGATCCAGCCGTGCCGCTCGCGCGCTTCCTGCCGCGCCGCGACGATGCGCGGGCCAACCTCGGCGAGCGCGCCGGACATGATGATCTGGTCGGGCATGCCGAGATAGGCGCCCCACCAGATCTGCAAGCCCCGCTGATCGAGCGATTGAAACGCCGTGCCGCCGTCGAGCATCACCACCACGGTATCGACATCTTGCGGCCAGCCGCCTTCGCGCAAGCGCCGCCCCGTCGTGACCAGAAAAGGCTCGCCGATGTCGTTGAGCGGCAGCGCATGCGCCGCGCACAGCGCCTGGATCGAGGTGATACCGGGCACGACCTCGATCGTCGGCAACGGATTGAGCCGTCGTGCAATGCGCAGCGAGGAGTCATAGAGCGAGGGATCGCCCCAGATCAGCAGCGCAACCTTGCCTTCGCCTTCGAGATGGTTTGCGATCGCTTTCGACCAGGCCGCGGCAACCGCATCATGCCAATCGTCCACGCCCTTGCGATAGTCAGCTTCACCAGCGTCGCGCACGGGAAGGTCGAATTCGGCAATGATTGTCTTGTCGCTGGTGAGCACGTCCGCGCAGATCGTCCGCCTGAGATCGGCGAGATCGGACTTTGCCGCCCCCTTGCGCGGAATCAGGACGAGATCGGCGGCGTTGATCGCCTGAACAGCGGCGCGCGTGAGCTGGTCGGGATCGCCGCAACCGATGCCTATCAGGGAGAGTGTGAGCATCGCGAACGCGACGGGCGGCCCTGCTGGCCGCCCGTTCGCTTGTCTCTCAGGCCGCGTTGTGCAGGCGCGGGGTGACGAGGCCGGGCGCGGTGACGCCGCGCAGCGACTTCGCCAGTGCCAGCACCGCGAGATCGGCGAGCGGCTCGATCACGATGACGAGCGCATAGGACGCCGCGAACGTCGCGATGTTGGCGAGGTTGCTCATCGCAAAGCCCGAGCCATAGAGCGCCCAGAACGCCACCCAGGCGATCACGCCGGCCTGGTAGGTCGTCGAGAGCGCCAACGCCTGCCGATACTTCAAATCGACATAGGCGGTGTTGCGCGAGATGATCCGTGTGGCGATCGCCTGGATCGCGAACAGCGGCACCAGCAGCGTGGTGACGTTCATGCCGTATTGCGGGATGTCGGCCGGCTCGAAGAACACGCCCTGGAGCAGCAGACCGAAGGCAAGGCCGAACGCCGCCGGCGCCGCGCCGAACAGCAGGAACAGTGTCGAGCCGAGAATGAAGTGCACCTCGGAGACGCCGACCGGGAAGTGCGGCAGGATCTCGAAGAAAGTGAAGACGAGGACTGTGGTGGCCAGCGTCCGCGCCGCGAACGACGTGATGCCCTGCTCACGCACGGTCTCGACCGCGAGCTTCAGCGCAACGCCGCCTGCGGCGATGCCGGTTGCGTAACTCAACACGAGCTTGGCGCCCGTCACGACCCCGGGTTCGATATGCATGGCTCAGTTCCTTCCTGCCGTCACACCCGACGGCCTTGGCCTCAAAACGTGCAGGGCCGGTCTCCTGGCTCGCGGTTCCCCGGGATTTCCGGCCTTCCCGGACCTTGCGGCCCAGTGGCTGATCGGAGTCCCTCACCGCTTACAGTCGCGGGGGCGGCTGGGGTTTTGGGCGCCGCAACTGGGTCCGCCCACCCCCATTCCCGATTATGCTCCGGCGCTTTGCGCCGCGTCGAGCACCATGCCTCTCTTGTGTGCCCCTTTCGCTGAGCCTGCGTCAAGGGGCGAAGGGCGGCCAAGGCCGTCATGTGGGATAATCCCCCGCCAGCGCCCCAAACAGGATCACGGCGGCCGTCGAGGCGGCCCCGCCGCGCGCAAGCTGCTCGGCAAGCTCGGCGATGGTGGTGCGGACCAGCCGTTCGTCGGGGCGTCCGAGGGATTCGGCGAACAGCGCGGGGGTATCCGCAGCGAGCCCGTGCGCGATCAACTTTGCGGCAAGCGCCGGAAAGGTGCGCCGGCCCATATAGACCACGGTCGTCGCTTCCGGGTCGGCCAGTGCCCCCCAGTTCAGGTTAGGCGGCAACGCGCCGGTGACATCAGCCCCGGTCACGAACTGCACCCGGCGCGAGGTATGGCGCCGGGTCAGGGGAATGCCGGCTTGCGCCGCGGCAACGCAGGCCGATGTCACGCCGGGAACGATCTCGTAGCCGATGCCGGCCTCACGCAGCGTCTCAAGTTCTTCCTCGAGCCGGCCGAAAATGCCGGCGTCGCCCGACTTGAGCCGCACCACGCGTGCGCCTGTCGCCGCATAGTCGACCAGCAGGCGGTTGACGTGGTGCTGCTTGGTCGAGGGACGCCCTGCCCGTTTCCCCACCGCGACGAGATTGGCGCCTGGCCGGGCGAGATCGAGGATCGCGCCAGAGGCAAGATCGTCATAGAGCACGACGTCGGCTTCGCGCAGCCGCGCGGCGCCCTTGAGCGTGAGAAGCTCGGGGTCGCCGGGCCCGGCGGAGATGAAGGAGACGAATCCGCTCACCGGTCCTCCGCGATCAGATGAAAGAAGGTGCCGGTGGCGTGGCCGCGCTGCGAGCCGGTCTCGGCGATGACTGCGCCAGTCGCATCATGCACGACCGCCAGCGGCGTATCAGGCTGGGCAAGAATGGTCGAATAGTGGAATTCGTGGCCGCGCAGGCGCGCGCCGGAGCGATGTCCCGGCATCGGCGCGGCGAGTTCGGCCAGACGATAACCGAGATGCATGCGGCGTTTGGCAAAGCTCGTCTCCAGGCCAAGCAGGCCTGTCATCTCGTGGCGGATTCCGTCCGCATCGGTCAAAGCGGTTCCCAGCACCATATAGCCCCCGCATTCGCCGTGCACCGGCCGCGTTTCGGCGAAGGCGCGCAGGCCGCTGCGAAAACGCGCATTGGCCGCGATCTTGCCGGCATGCAACTCGGGATAACCGCCGGGCAGCCAGCACACATCGGCGCTCGCGTCAGGCGCTTCATCGGAGAGCGGCGAGAATGTCGAGATCTCCGCGCCCGCCCGGCGCCAGGCTTCCAGCATATGCGGATAGACGAAGGAGAACGCCGCATCGCGGGCCAGCGCGATGCGCTGCCCCGGCGGTGTCACGTTCAGCCCATTCGCGGCAGGTTGCGGCGACCAGCTGGCAGCCGATCGCAGCACCGCATCGAGATCGACATGCTCGGCGACGAAGCGCGCGGCCTCGTCGATCAGCTTGCCGATCTCGCCCTGCTCTTCGGCCTGCACCAGGCCGAGATGTCGCTTCGGCAGGCTGATCTCGGCATGACGCGGCAGCGCGCCGAACACGGCAATGCCGGAATCGTTGAGCGCACGCCGCACGAGGTCTTCGTGGCGCGGGCTGGCAACGCGGTTGAGCACGACGCCCGCAAGGCGCACACCGGGGCGATAATCGCGAAGTCCCGCGGCGATCGCCGCCGCGGTCTGCGCCTGACCGGAAGGATCGATCACCAGCACCACCGGCCAGCCCAGCATCTCCGCAATGTCGGCGGTGGCACCGGTGCCGGAGACACCGCGCGCGGCGACGCCGTCGAACAGGCCCATCGATCCCTCGGCGAGCACGACATCGGCGTCCGCGCCGCGGCTGACGAGATGGGCGATGCCCCCGCGGTCCATCGCCCAGCTATCGACGTTGACGGAAGCGCGCCCCGTGGCGGCGGCGTGGAAGGCGGGATCGATGTAATCGGGACCGCTCTTGAAGCACTGCACGTTCAATCCGCGATTGCGCCAGGCGCGCGCGAGCGCCAGCGTCAGCGTGGTCTTGCCGACGCCGGAAGCCGGCGCGGAGATGACGAAGCCTGCCGCCATCACGAGGCCTCCGGAAAGCGTGGCTCGGCACCGACAGGCCGATAGCGACGATCGTAGTCGGCGGCATAGAGGCGGCTCTCGTCGAAATCCGCAGCGCCAAGCGTTCTGCCGACCAGAATGATCGCGGTGCGCTCCATCTCGGTGCCGACGGCAGCATCGAGCGTAGCAAGCGTGGCGCGGACGATGCGCTGGTCCGGCCAGCTCGCGCGCCAGACGATGGCGACCGGGCAATCCGCGCCATAACGCGGCGCGAGCTCGGCGACGACCTTGTCGAGCAGATGGATCGACAGATGGATCGCAAGCACCGCACCGGTCGCGGCGAATGCGGCGAGCTTCTCGCGCTCGGGCATCGCACTGGCGCGGCCGGGCGTGCGCGTCAGCACCACCGTCTGGGCGAGACCGGGCAGCGTCAGCTCAGCCTCCAGAGCGGCGGCGGCGGCGGAGAAGGACGGCACGCCAGGCGTCACGGTGAAAGGGATACCGAGTGCGCGCAGGCGGCGGAGCTGCTCGCCCATCGCCGACCAGATCGAGAGATCGCCGGAATGCAGGCGAGCGACGTCCTTGCCTTCGGCATGCGCGGCGGCGATCTCCGCGATGATCTCGTCGAGCGATAGCGGCGCGGTATTGACGATGCGCGCGCCCGGCGGGCAATGCGCCAGCACGCCTTCGGGGACCAGTGAGCCCGCATAGAGGCAGACCGGACAGGCCGCGATCAGGTCGCGGCCGCGCAACGTCAGCAAATCG includes:
- a CDS encoding PepSY domain-containing protein, encoding MMSAIVVTHRWLGIAFCLLFAMWFATGIVMHFVPFPSLTEAERFAGLAPVDRGAARIPVVEAVAASGVAGAVHVRLIQRSDAAVYIVSGSSRVRAVRASDGGDASVAIADTALAIAREHGRNRGPDAARAAVVALSDHDQWSVPNGFDRHRPLFRVALGDAAGTEVYVSSSTGEIVLDTRRRERGWNWAGSVLHWIYPTVLRSNWSLWDRVVWTLSLLALIAAMLGAVLGIARVQLRGRRMSSPYRGWHALHHVIGLTATMFVLTWSLSGWLSMDHGRLFSRGQLTAAESGVMNALPDWAAASWLDRQPISLSAREIEWFAFNGTVYRRDRVGLDRQVLIKAGDAPRDGPTEFLDVHEIQNLVARLAAGCGAPSVLAGNDDYPAQSAIPGAPVYRLRCGDLWFDIDGADGSVLQRLDASRRAYRWFYSALHTLDFPVLLAHPRLRDALIVGLCALGLAFSVTGIAIGWRRLRS
- a CDS encoding siderophore-interacting protein; amino-acid sequence: MRPARVAGIKTLSPHFRLVELEGEALRNVAWAAGDKIQVAMGSGLSARTYTPMWWDAGNGRTRLLAFAHGEGPGSRWASSLREGDSCQFFGPRRSLDLADLQAPIVLFGDETSFGLAAALRDSLQACGALHLFEAADIAESRLVLGSIGLGHARLMARSADDTHLATAESELLRLAANGAQFVLTGKASSIQRVGRALKAAGVALSRIRAKAYWAPGKTGLD
- a CDS encoding TonB-dependent receptor — its product is MSSIRIVRPRKFLLASAALTSFAALDPPAALAQQAREPLPPVEVSPAQSRKQAKPAGREAQSTRRAAARRPATAAAMPKPAVPTAAPPTPLNSNAVAESASRLGLTVRETPATVEVISAETMREQGYRTVSDVAQGAVGVTSGDNPAEPSAFSMRGFTNSQINTLYNGIKIGPQNMTSRIMDTANLEAVEFLKGPASLISGEGAAGGAINFVTKQPHTGAIRNEADFSWDSLNSFRAHYGSGGSTNVQGLDYRFDISSSALNGFADDTNTKMLDVSGQLNYRISDSLKIWGAIEYREDRSKAYWGAPLVPIAFSGSHATTGIVSGNYFNRTDLGAVTIDDRTFNTNYNVLDNRNVAQEVWLRGGFELKLAPDLTLKSQAYGYGAERTWFNNEIEAFDSTNNQVYRERFYVAHSQRLVGNITDLIWDTNIAGFDNRLVTTLSSSYLDFVRPGAANFPNDYVSLVDPNRGFYGLLTTKQQTARIDNEALSFEDRLKLTRTFALIGGLRVEHIGLDRNSTDAAGLVNAGFPFTKDWAPVTGRIGYTWEVVPGMTFFSQYATGADVSANTSFLLSPTQPLDLTTSRTYETGVKHLFWDNRAEWSFSAYDIVRKNVYAAAGGMALNIAGRQESKGVELAASVRPIDPLRLWGNIAYVDARYADYNFVGGSFSGNTPPNVPRIVANAGASWRFFTPWPVELGITGRHVGDRYNTDANVVTMKAYTVADVYAFVDIPKTVFNAVDQARLTFRVRNITDKRYAIWGDPFYPDQILLGAPRTYELSAAFKW
- a CDS encoding O-methyltransferase; the encoded protein is MDSLSKGVVADVLHRLHQEAEIADGQLMQTFANEAKSRDEIISKAIAAESRDLNEVYRGLADNFLSVSPRFGRFLYMCVRASKAQRIVEFGSSMGISAIYMAAGLRDIGGGRLIGTDLEPGKIERARANLAAAGLADLVEFRHGDARETLSSGLGDEIDMVMLDGAFTLYLPILRLLEPHLKRGALIVGENALEEASGYIDYVRDPENGYLSLSLPFEPGRGNEFTIKTR
- a CDS encoding AraC family transcriptional regulator, encoding MFGSTIARMPFFRLNDDHMNPDDLGDFDPETVPRAVAAFGGHMVTKGMELAMHEHRKDELVLTMRGIVRLEAGHGVWIVPPRCAVWIPGHVPHSVSVAGDVEMHCLFVEPDAVPALPRQCCTLTISPLLEHLLVHATHMPVMYDPDGADGRIAAVLLDQLSLAPAEELRFPMPADARLRRIASAMMTDPSDRATIEDWSRRMAVAPRTLTRILQRETGMSFGRWRQQLHILIALQRLDQGASVQAVALDLGYEGASAFVTMFRKALGKPPARYLAERRIGAH